One Streptomyces sp. NBC_00223 genomic window carries:
- the bldG gene encoding anti-sigma factor antagonist BldG, whose protein sequence is MDLSLSTRTVGDRTIVEVGGEIDVYTAPKLREQLVELVNDGSYHLVVDMEGVDFLDSTGLGVLVGGLKRVRAHEGSLRLVCNQERILKIFRITGLTKVFPIHTSVDEAVAATD, encoded by the coding sequence GTGGACCTGTCCCTGTCGACCCGAACCGTCGGCGATCGCACGATCGTCGAGGTCGGCGGCGAGATTGATGTGTACACCGCGCCCAAGCTGCGCGAGCAACTGGTGGAGCTCGTGAACGACGGGAGCTACCACCTGGTCGTGGACATGGAAGGAGTCGACTTCCTCGACTCCACCGGCCTGGGTGTGCTCGTGGGCGGGCTCAAGCGGGTACGTGCGCATGAAGGATCGCTGCGTCTGGTGTGCAACCAGGAGCGCATTCTCAAGATTTTCCGAATCACCGGTCTGACCAAGGTGTTCCCCATTCACACCTCGGTCGACGAGGCTGTCGCGGCGACCGACTGA
- a CDS encoding ATP-binding protein yields the protein MPTVELLFSAQPEHVRTARLVAAAVARRAGVDEAALDEVRLAVGEACSRAVGLHRNNDVEAPVRVLLNEEDKKFSIEVADEVPGNASGSASDAGDDPAGDEGEMGLAVISGLVDDVEVIDGDHGGIIRMTWPTVSA from the coding sequence ATGCCCACCGTAGAACTGCTCTTCAGCGCCCAGCCCGAGCATGTGCGCACCGCACGGCTCGTCGCGGCTGCGGTGGCGCGCCGGGCGGGGGTGGACGAGGCGGCTCTGGACGAGGTCCGGCTGGCGGTCGGCGAGGCGTGCAGCCGCGCCGTCGGCCTGCACCGCAACAACGACGTGGAAGCGCCCGTCCGCGTGCTGCTGAACGAGGAGGACAAGAAGTTCTCCATCGAAGTGGCCGACGAGGTGCCCGGCAACGCGTCGGGCTCCGCCTCGGACGCCGGCGACGACCCGGCCGGCGACGAGGGCGAGATGGGTCTCGCCGTGATCAGCGGCCTGGTCGACGACGTCGAGGTGATCGACGGCGACCACGGCGGAATCATCCGCATGACCTGGCCCACCGTCTCCGCCTAG
- a CDS encoding sodium-translocating pyrophosphatase, whose translation MAGPLSAHTLAAAPVLTDGNRVLVWIIAAVALAALGLAAVLVRQVLAADEGSDRMKKIAAAVQEGANAYLARQFRTLGIFAVAAFFLLMLLPADNMSQRIGRSIFFLVGAVFSAVTGYIGMWLAVRSNVRVAAAARAATPAPGEPPANLTAVSHRAMRIAFRTGGVVGMFTVGLGLLGASAVVLIYTADAPKVLEGFGFGAALLAMFMRVGGGIFTKAADVGADLVGKVEQGIPEDDPRNAATIADNVGDNVGDCAGMAADLFESYAVTLVAALILGKVAFGDSGLAFPLLIPAIGVLTAMVGIFAVSPRPADRSGMSAINRGFFVSAVISLIGVAVAVYAYLPSSYADFKGVGTDIATHPGDPRVLALVAVAIGIVLAALIQQLTGYFTETSRRPVRDIGKTSLTGPATVILSGISLGLESAVYSALLIGLSVYGAFLLGGTSVWLALFAVALAGTGLLTTVGVIVAMDTFGPVSDNAQGIAEMSGDVHGEGAQVLTDLDAVGNTTKAITKGIAIATAVLAATALFGSFKEAVDTAVSTAHPAASDARWLSLDISQPNNLVGLLFGAAVVFLFSGLAINAVSRSAGAVVYEVRRQFREHPGIMDGTELPEYGRVVDICTKDALRELATPGLLAVLAPVAVGFSLGVGSLASYLAGAIGTGTLMAVFLANSGGAWDNAKKLVEDGHHGGKGSEAHAATVIGDTVGDPFKDTAGPAINPLLKVMNLVALLIAPAVVKFSYGVDANLAVRVTVAAVAIVVVVAAVYVSKRRGIAMDDGGGDDPARTEPGSAVAV comes from the coding sequence ATGGCGGGGCCACTCTCAGCTCACACGCTTGCCGCGGCGCCGGTATTGACCGACGGAAACCGCGTACTCGTATGGATCATCGCGGCGGTCGCACTGGCCGCCCTGGGGCTCGCCGCAGTGCTGGTACGTCAAGTGCTCGCGGCGGACGAAGGTTCCGACCGCATGAAGAAGATCGCCGCCGCCGTGCAGGAAGGCGCCAATGCCTATCTCGCAAGGCAGTTCCGTACATTGGGGATCTTCGCGGTGGCGGCGTTCTTCCTGCTCATGCTGTTGCCCGCGGACAATATGTCGCAGCGAATCGGAAGGTCGATCTTCTTTCTCGTGGGGGCCGTCTTTTCCGCGGTGACCGGTTATATCGGAATGTGGCTCGCGGTCCGCAGCAATGTGCGGGTGGCGGCCGCGGCCAGGGCGGCGACCCCGGCCCCCGGTGAACCGCCCGCGAATCTCACCGCCGTCTCCCACCGGGCGATGCGGATCGCCTTCAGGACCGGCGGAGTGGTCGGCATGTTCACCGTCGGCCTCGGACTGCTCGGCGCGTCCGCCGTCGTTCTGATCTACACGGCCGACGCGCCGAAGGTGCTGGAGGGATTCGGGTTCGGCGCGGCGCTGCTGGCCATGTTCATGAGGGTCGGCGGCGGTATCTTCACCAAGGCCGCGGATGTCGGCGCCGACCTGGTCGGCAAGGTCGAGCAGGGCATCCCCGAGGACGACCCCCGCAACGCCGCCACCATCGCGGACAACGTGGGCGACAACGTCGGCGACTGCGCGGGCATGGCCGCCGACCTGTTCGAGTCGTACGCCGTCACCCTGGTGGCCGCACTCATCCTCGGCAAGGTCGCCTTCGGTGACTCCGGCCTCGCCTTCCCCCTCCTCATCCCCGCGATCGGCGTCCTGACCGCCATGGTCGGCATCTTCGCCGTCTCCCCGCGCCCCGCCGACCGCAGCGGTATGTCGGCCATCAACCGCGGCTTCTTCGTCTCCGCGGTGATCTCGCTGATCGGCGTGGCGGTCGCCGTCTACGCGTATCTGCCCTCCTCCTACGCCGATTTCAAGGGCGTCGGCACCGACATCGCCACCCACCCCGGCGATCCGCGCGTTCTCGCCCTGGTCGCCGTCGCCATCGGCATCGTGCTGGCCGCGCTGATCCAGCAGCTCACCGGCTACTTCACCGAGACCTCCCGCCGCCCGGTCCGCGACATCGGCAAGACCTCGCTGACCGGCCCGGCCACCGTGATCCTGTCCGGGATCTCGCTCGGCCTGGAGTCGGCGGTGTACTCGGCGCTGCTCATCGGCCTGTCCGTCTACGGCGCCTTTCTGCTCGGCGGCACCTCCGTCTGGCTGGCGCTCTTCGCGGTGGCGTTGGCCGGCACCGGACTGCTGACCACCGTCGGCGTCATCGTTGCCATGGACACCTTCGGCCCGGTCTCGGACAACGCCCAGGGCATCGCCGAGATGTCCGGCGACGTCCACGGCGAGGGCGCCCAGGTGCTCACCGACCTCGACGCCGTCGGCAACACGACCAAGGCCATCACCAAGGGCATCGCCATCGCCACCGCCGTACTGGCCGCCACCGCTCTGTTCGGTTCCTTCAAGGAGGCCGTCGACACGGCCGTCAGCACAGCGCACCCGGCAGCCTCCGACGCCCGTTGGCTCTCCCTGGACATCTCCCAGCCCAACAACCTGGTCGGCCTCCTCTTCGGCGCGGCCGTCGTGTTCCTCTTCTCCGGCCTCGCCATCAACGCCGTCTCGCGCTCCGCGGGCGCGGTGGTCTACGAGGTGCGCCGACAGTTCCGCGAGCACCCCGGCATCATGGACGGCACCGAACTGCCCGAGTACGGCCGGGTCGTGGACATCTGCACCAAGGACGCGCTGCGCGAGTTGGCGACCCCCGGCCTGCTCGCCGTCCTCGCGCCCGTGGCGGTCGGCTTCTCCCTCGGCGTCGGCTCGCTCGCCTCCTACCTGGCGGGCGCGATCGGGACCGGCACCCTGATGGCGGTGTTCCTGGCCAACTCCGGGGGCGCCTGGGACAACGCCAAGAAGCTCGTCGAGGACGGCCACCACGGCGGCAAGGGCAGCGAGGCCCACGCCGCGACCGTCATCGGCGACACCGTCGGCGATCCGTTCAAGGACACCGCGGGCCCGGCCATCAACCCGCTGCTCAAGGTGATGAACCTCGTCGCGCTGCTGATCGCGCCGGCCGTGGTGAAGTTCAGCTACGGCGTCGACGCCAATCTCGCGGTGCGCGTCACGGTCGCGGCCGTGGCGATCGTGGTCGTCGTCGCCGCGGTCTACGTCTCCAAGCGCCGCGGCATCGCCATGGACGACGGGGGAGGCGACGACCCGGCCCGTACGGAACCGGGCTCCGCGGTGGCTGTCTGA
- a CDS encoding small secreted protein, producing MNNRLLAALSGAALLLSLAACGGDGSGKKRDDWAKGVCDQSAVQIAKINAANTAISKVDSGGKPQAVKSADSAAFQTISGAYGSLSSIFDKAGAPPGDEGMKFQQSAVSFFKNLSTQYAGLKKQVDGLDTSSQGKFADGLKSVSDSLTKVTAEAATPPATLRGGDTGKALAKQPGCQQVSGSPSPTAS from the coding sequence GTGAACAACAGGCTCCTGGCCGCGCTGTCCGGTGCGGCCCTGCTCCTGTCGCTGGCGGCGTGCGGCGGCGACGGCTCCGGCAAGAAGCGGGACGACTGGGCCAAGGGCGTCTGCGACCAGTCCGCGGTGCAGATCGCGAAGATCAACGCGGCCAACACCGCGATCAGCAAGGTCGACAGCGGCGGCAAGCCCCAGGCCGTGAAGAGCGCGGACTCCGCCGCCTTCCAGACGATCTCCGGCGCCTACGGCTCGCTCAGCTCGATCTTCGACAAGGCGGGCGCCCCGCCCGGTGACGAGGGCATGAAGTTCCAGCAGAGCGCCGTGTCCTTCTTCAAGAACCTTTCCACCCAGTACGCCGGACTCAAGAAGCAGGTCGACGGCCTGGACACCAGCAGCCAGGGGAAGTTCGCCGACGGCCTCAAGAGCGTCTCCGACTCGCTCACCAAGGTCACCGCCGAGGCCGCGACCCCGCCGGCGACCCTCCGAGGCGGCGACACGGGCAAGGCGCTCGCCAAGCAGCCCGGCTGCCAGCAGGTTTCCGGCTCCCCCTCCCCGACCGCCTCGTAA